One Cucurbita pepo subsp. pepo cultivar mu-cu-16 chromosome LG09, ASM280686v2, whole genome shotgun sequence DNA window includes the following coding sequences:
- the LOC111801931 gene encoding BOI-related E3 ubiquitin-protein ligase 1-like, with product MAVEARPINLFPSNPHFITNRDFIDPNTPTAPPLHSLTFPMYGKPDTGLISTPSRKRARCSVYDESPARLFDQEMIISHIEHQRSEIDRFIAIHTEKVMMEMEERKQRQSRMLVSAIEDRVVKKLKEKEEEIERMGKLNWVLQERVKHLSLENQQWRNLAETNEATLNSLRTNLEQVLMANAGEEAAAVADDAESSCGSSYSGGGGGRCRKCGAAESTVLVLPCRHLCLCTICGSRLHTCPVCNSAINASVHVNFS from the exons ATGGCGGTTGAAGCACGCCCCATCAATCTTTTCCCTTCCAACCCCCACTTCATAACAAACAG AGATTTCATCGACCCCAACACTCCCACCGCGCCGCCGCTTCATTCTCTTACTTTTCCGATGTATGGAAAACCCGATACTGGACTCATCTCTACTCCCTCGAGGAAACGAGCCAGATGCTCTGTTTATGACGAATCTCCGGCGAGGTTGTTTGATCAAGAAATGATCATCTCTCATATTGAACACCAACGCTCTGAAATCGATCGGTTCATTGCAATTCAT ACGGAGAAGGTGATGATGGAAATGGAGGAAAGAAAACAGAGGCAATCCAGAATGTTGGTGAGCGCCATTGAAGACAGAGTAGTGAAGAAATTAAAGGAGAAAGAGGAGGAGATTGAAAGAATGGGAAAACTCAATTGGGTTTTGCAAGAGAGAGTTAAACACCTCAGCTTGGAGAATCAACAATGGCGGAATTTAGCAGAGACGAACGAAGCTACCCTCAACTCTCTCAGGACTAATTTGGAGCAGGTTTTAATGGCGAACGCCGGCGaggaggcggcggcggtggccgATGATGCAGAGTCGAGCTGTGGGAGTAGTTACTCCGGCGGTGGAGGAGGGCGGTGCCGGAAGTGTGGTGCGGCGGAGTCGACGGTGCTGGTTTTGCCGTGCCGGCATCTGTGTTTGTGTACAATATGTGGGTCCAGACTCCATACTTGTCCTGTGTGTAATTCGGCCATTAATGCGAGTGTTCATgttaatttttcttga
- the LOC111802116 gene encoding heavy metal-associated isoprenylated plant protein 39-like, with the protein MNGSLIKRQKVIVVKVEISDDKTKRRVLKAVSNLLGIASMAADPKENKITVIGTADPVEIVGKVRKVWPSAYIISVGPKKEEPKKVEPKKQEPQPKVEQIDWAKAYPTFHSYPITHYYHLYREEDNPNACVIF; encoded by the exons ATGAATGGGTCACTTATCAAACGACAGAAAGTTATTGTTGTGAAAGTGGAAATAAGCGATGACAAGACAAAGCGAAGGGTGCTCAAGGCGGTTTCCAACCTTTTAG GCATTGCGTCAATGGCAGCCGACCCAAAAGAGAACAAGATTACAGTGATTGGAACGGCTGACCCGGTTGAGATTGTTGGGAAAGTAAGAAAGGTTTGGCCCTCCGCTTACATTATTAGCGTTGGgccaaagaaagaagaaccgAAGAAAGTAGAGCCGAAGAAACAAGAGCCTCAACCCAAAGTCGAGCAGATTGATTGGGCTAAGGCTTACCCAACCTTTCATTCGTACCCTATAACTCATTACTATCATCTATATCGAGAAGAAGACAACCCAAATGCATGTGTTATCTTCTGA